A region from the Peromyscus maniculatus bairdii isolate BWxNUB_F1_BW_parent chromosome 5, HU_Pman_BW_mat_3.1, whole genome shotgun sequence genome encodes:
- the Fam50b gene encoding protein FAM50B, which translates to MAQYKGTMREAGRAMHLIKKREKQKEQMEVLKQRIAEETIMKSKVDKKFSAHYDAVEAELKSSTVGLVTLNDMKAKQEALLREREMQLAKREQLEQRRLQLEMLREKERRRERKRKISNLSFTLEEEDDGDQEDGRRAEGNEAHSGGAKKNLGKNPDVDTSFLPDREREEEENRLREELRQEWEAKREKVKGEEVEITFSYWDGSGHRRTVRMRKGSTVQQFLKRALQGLRRDFRELRAAGVEQLMYVKEDLILPHYHTFYDFIVAKARGKSGPLFSFDVHDDVRLLSDATMEKDESHAGKVVLRSWYEKNKHIFPASRWEPYDPEKKWDRYTIR; encoded by the coding sequence ATGGCGCAGTACAAGGGCACCATGCGGGAGGCCGGCCGGGCCATGCACCTGATCAAGAAGcgggagaagcagaaggagcagATGGAGGTGCTTAAGCAGCGCATCGCGGAGGAGACCATCATGAAGTCAAAGGTGGACAAGAAGTTCTCAGCACACTACGACGCTGTGGAGGCCGAGCTGAAGTCCAGTACGGTGGGCCTGGTGACCCTGAATGACATGAAGGCCAAGCAGGAAGCCCTGCTGAGGGAACGGGAGATGCAACTGGCCAAGAGGGAGCAGCTGGAGCAGCGCCGGCTACAGCTGGAGATGCTGCGGGAGAAGGAGCGAAGGCGCGAACGCAAGCGGAAGATCTCCAACCTGTCCTTCACTCTGGAAGAGGAAGATGACGGCGACCAAGAGGATGGCCGCAGGGCCGAGGGCAATGAGGCCCACAGTGGTGGGGCCAAGAAGAACTTGGGCAAGAACCCCGATGTGGATACCAGCTTCCTGCCCGACCGCGAGCGCGAGGAAGAGGAGAACCGGCTACgcgaggagctgaggcaggagtggGAGGCGAAGCGCGAGAAGGTGAAGGGCGAGGAGGTGGAGATCACTTTCAGCTACTGGGATGGTTCTGGCCACCGGCGCACGGTACGCATGCGCAAGGGCAGCACCGTGCAGCAGTTCCTGAAGAGGGCGCTACAGGGGCTGCGCAGGGATTTCCGGGAGCTGCGCGCGGCAGGCGTGGAGCAGCTCATGTATGTCAAGGAGGACCTCATCCTGCCGCACTACCACACCTTCTACGATTTCATTGTGGCCAAGGCGCGGGGCAAGAGTGGGCCACTCTTCAGCTTCGACGTGCACGACGATGTGCGGCTGCTGAGCGATGCCACGATGGAGAAAGACGAGTCGCACGCGGGCAAGGTGGTGCTGCGCAGCTGGTACGAGAAGAACAAACACATCTTCCCCGCCAGCCGCTGGGAGCCCTACGACCCCGAGAAGAAGTGGGACAGGTACACCATCCGGTGA